A stretch of DNA from Natrinema halophilum:
CTAGAATCGATTGATGTCTACGTCTTCGGACCGCCCTGGCTGGGCCTGGGCGGCACAGTCGGCACACAGTCCCAGCTCACCGTCGAAATGGAGTTCGCACGCGAGCGTGCCGCAATTGGGACACCGCTCCTGTGCGGGGCGCGACTCGCAGATCTGACAGAGCCCACTGACGCTCATAGCTCGAATTACGAACTCGAAGGGCTTGAAAGCGAGCCCGGCACGTTCGTCGGACCCGATCGGAAGCGGCCGTACCCGATCGGAAGCAGCCGTACCCGATCGGAAGCAGCCGTACCCGATCGGAAGCGGCCGTATCGGTGACGAACGTTCGGCATGTACGGACCCGAGCGTTGCGGCGTCTCCGTTCGAGACGAACGCGACCCGAACGATCGCCGGGTACGCGATGGACGAGCGACTGACGGCGTAGTTTTCTCCGGCTCGAGAGTTATACCATGCCATACATTGTCAATACACGGGAAGGCTTTTGCCATGTGCCCAACTAACAGGGAATATGAGCCGTGACCGGGCTCTCCTCGAGCGAGCCCTGGACCGTGGCGAAGAGGACGGTGGGAACGTCGAATTCAAGGAACGACTGTCACGAGACGTCCACCTCGAGGGTGGACGGCGAGAGAGTCTGGCTGCACAACTCAGACATCGACTCCTTTCTGGCGACGGCGAAGCGACCTACGTAGTCGGCGTCACGGATGACGGCGGTCTCGCCGGCATCGACCCCGATACGTTCTCCGAGACGATGGACGTCCTTTCCCTCCTCGCGGAGGAGGCCGATGCACACATCGAAGACGTCCAGACATGGGGGATAAACGAGGGGCTGGTCGGCGTTGCTCAAGTTCGCGAGGGGGGCGTCCTCGAGACGGACGACGAACACGTCGTCGTCGGAACGGCGGGTCACGTCGACCACGGAAAGAGTACGCTCGTCGGTTCGCTGGTGACCGGCAAACCCGACGACGGAGACGGTGCGACCCGCGCGTTCCTCGACGTACAGCCCCACGAAGTCGAGCGGGGCCTCTCCGCCGATCTATCCTACGCAGTCTACGGCTTCGACGACGACGACGGGCCGGTTCGAGTCCGTAATCCGAACCGCAAAGCAGATCGCGCGGAAGTCGTCCAGGAAGCCGACCGACTCGTTTCGTTCGTCGATACAGTCGGCCACGAGCCGTGGCTCCGGACGACGATCCGCGGCCTCGTCGGGCAAAAACTCGACTACGGCCTGCTGGTCGTCGCCGCCGACGACGGCCCGACGCGGACGACCCGAGAACACCTCGGGGTCTTGCTCGCAACCGATCTCCCGACCATCGTCGCCATCACGAAAACCGACACCGTCGACGAAGAGCGCATCGAGGAGGTCGAACGCGAAGTCGAGCGTCTTCTCCGTGAAGTCGACAAATCGCCGCTCCGGATCTCCCGTCACGGTACCGACGCCGCCGTCGAGGAGATAAGCGAACGAGTCGTGCCGATCGTCGAAACCAGCGCCATCACAATGGACGGTCTCGAGACGCTGGACGAATTGTTCGACCGACTCCCGAAGACAGCACAGGATGCGGGAGAGTTCCGAATGTACGTCGACCGTAGCTACTCGGTCACCGGCGTCGGCGCGGTCGCCTCGGGAACGGTGATGGCCGGCGAGGTCGAGGCCGGCGACGAACTCCTGATCGGCCCGATGACCGACGGTCGGTTTCAGGAGGTCGAGGTGCGATCGATCGAAATGCACTACCACCGAGTCGACAAGGCCCAGGCGGGCCGGATCGTCGGCATCGCGCTCAAGGGGATCAAAGAAAGCGCGATCGAGCGCGGCATGGTCTTGCTTCCCCGGGACGCAGACCCCGATCCGATCCGCGAGTTCGAGGCCGAAGTCATGGTCCTCAACCATCCCACTCGCATCGGCGAGGGCTACGAACCCGTCGTCCACCTCGAGACGATCGGCGAGGCCGCTGCCTTCTACCCCGAAGACGGGCGGCTCCTCCCGGGCGATACCGGCGAAACCACCGTTCGGTTCAAATTCCGCCCGTACCTCGTCGAGGAAGGGCAAAAGTTCGTCTTCCGCGAGGGCCGTAGCAAGGGCGTCGGAACGGTGACCGACGTTCACCCCCTGGATTAACCCCTTCGCGGGCCGACCTGCCGCTACCGGCCCCCGGAATTCGGACCCGAATCCCGCCCAACGACCGTCGGTCGTCCGTTGATCTCTCCTCGATCGGACCGAACCGGTACGGAGTGTCTCTTGTCCCGGACCGACTGCTATCAAATCTATCGCGTTCCGTATCAAATGATAGTGTGTCACCTTCATCTCTTTCGATACCGTACGAATACCCGGATTTCTCCCGTCGTCACAGCAGCCTCGCGTGCCGGACGGCGGGCACGAAATCCCAGGGGTAAGAGCAATGGTATCAACCGAAACGGAGTCTGAGATAGAAGCGTACCTGGGGCAGGTCCCGAGCTGGATCGCGGCGCTTCCGGAGCCGGCCGCGGACCACAGCTGGGGAATCGTCCGAGACCTCGAACTCGAGGAAACGAAGCTCACACAGCGAGAGAAAGCGCTCGTCGCCCTCGGTGCAGCGGCGGCCATCCAATGTCCGTACTGCACGCACTTCCATACGGAGGAAACGAAACTCGAGGGCGTAACGGACGCCGAGCGAGACGAAGCGGTAGCCGTCGCCGGCAACGTTCGGTTGTTCTCGTCGGTCCTCCACGGCGCGTCGGTAGACCACGACGAGTTCGTCTCCGAGACGGGGGACATCGTCGAACACATAAAAGAGCAACAGGCGACGGCACACGGTGACGACTGAAAGACACCCGTTCAGTCGATTATTTTCCGGTCGCTGGTTTGCTTTCGTGCGGAACTTCCGGCGTTCACTCCGACCGCTCGACTACTTTGTAAGCCAGTCGGTTCGCGTCTCGACCACTTTGTGAGCAGCGACACCTTTCGTGGGCATTTCAGCAGGTGTGACTATCCACAGCGGGCAGCGAAAACGAGAACGTCGCCCCCTCACCGGACTCGGAGTTAACCCAGATGTCGCCCCCGTGACGTTCGACGATGCGCTCGCATAATGCGAGTCCGATCCCCGCTCCATCGTACTCTGCACGGCTGTGCAGGCGGTCGAATACCGTAAACACTCGCTCGTGGTCCGCCGGATCGATCCCGATCCCTTCGTCGCGAACCGATACCACCCACTCTTTACTCCGCCGTTCGGCCCCGACGTGGATCTGTGGCGGTTCATCGCCGCTGTACGTGATCGCGTTCGAGAGAAGATTGAGGAAGACCTGTCGCAGTTGGCTGGCGTCGCCCGCTACGCGGGGAAGGTCCTCGGTTTCAATTTCAGCGTCGGTCTCTCGGATTCGAACCTGGAGATCCTCGAGGACGCCCTCGAGTACTTCGTTCAAGGTCACCGGTTCGAACGGGTCGCCCTGGGTTTCGACTCGCGAGTACTCGAGCAGCCCGTCGATCATCGTCCGCATTCGTTCTGCCCCGTCGATGGCATATGCGAGAAACTCTTCGCCGTCTTCGTCGAAGGCGTCGTTGTACCGCTTCTCGAGTAACTTGAGGTAGCTCGTCACCATCCGAAGGGGCTCTTGCAGGTCGTGAGAGGCCGCGTACGCGAACTGCTCCAGTCGTTCGTTTGACTGCTCGAGCCGGTCGATCAATTCCTCGAGTCGCTGCTCGCGCTCGACGTGCTCGGTGATGTCCTGTGCCATACTCAGGCCGGCGAAGACATCGCCGTCGGCATTACGAAGCGGTACAGCCCACACGCGCCAGTTCCGATCGCCGAACTCTGTCGTCGTGCTGTGGGTGGTGCCGTCCTCGAGGGCGGTGCGAAACAGCGCCTCCAGATCCGCGGCCGTCTCTTCGGGAAAGATGTCCGGGACGCGATTGCCCTCGAGGCGGTCCGCGCTGGGGAGGCGGTCGCCGAGAACGCCGCCTCTGGTCAGCGTATACCGAAGCTCCTTGTCGTATATTCCGACGGCACCGTTCGGGAAGTTCTCCGCGAGCGTCCGGTAGCGGCGCTCGGATTCCTCGAGTTTTCGCTCTCGCCGTTTTCGCTCGGTGATGTCCCTGACGACGCCGACTTCTTCGCGGTCGCCGCTATCGGACCGTAGCGTTGCGAAGGTTCCCTCCGTTGGGATGTGATTGCCGTCTGCCGTCTTGATCTCAGCTTCGACGACCGGACTGCTCGTTTGCTCGGCAGGTGATTCTGTCAGTCGCTCCTTCGACTGCTCGATCGTCGATTCGTCGACGACGAGCGAAGCGTGTTCCCCGATCAGTCTCTCGCGATCGTAGCCCGTCAGTTCCGCGTACGCGTCGTTGACCATCGTAAACCGGCCCGACTCGTCTTTGACGTAAATGCCGTCGTCGATCGTTTCGACGATCGTCTCGTACTTGGCCAGTTCATGCTCGTGTTCTTTTTGTTTGCTGATATCTCGGCCGATACCGGCCAGGACGCGCTTCCCTTCGGGGTTTTCGAGTTTGGCCGCGACGAACTCGTACGGAATCCGTTCGTCACTTTTGGTCAGGACGTCTACTTCGACGCGTGCGTTCCCGGTGTCGAAGATTTCGCTGATTCCGGTTGCGAGCTGCTCTCGATCCTCCTCGGCGACGAATTCGATCGGGTGCATCGATTCGATTTCGGCGTCCGAATAGCCGGTGACTGCGTTCAGCGTCTGGTTCCACCGCTGAAAGTTGCCCGCCTCGTCGACGACGTAAAACATGTCGTCGACCGAGTTCAGGATATCGTCGGTATAGACCCTGTACCGCTCGAGTTGCGCCTCACGGTCGCGCAATCGACGTTCTTTCGCCGTACGGTCGATGGCCGCCGCGATGACGTTCGCGACGCTCTGGACGAAGTTGGCGTCGTGGTCGGTAAACTCTCTGTGGTCGATCGTGTGGGTCCCGAGAACGCCCCACGGCTCCTCGACCGAGCCGATAACGACGCTGATGCCGCTTCTGACGTCGTGATCGACGAGCAGATCCGGACCGGAAAATCGGGGTTCCGTCCGGAGATCGTCGACGATGACCGGCTCCTCCGAGAGGAGCGTATACCCCGCCTGGGAGTCCCTGTCCGTGGGAACCGTCGCCGTCCCGACGAGCCCCGTTTGCCAGCCGACGCCCTGTCGCAACAAGACCTCGTCCCCGCCGGGTAGCAACTCGAGCACTTTGCAGTAGTCGGCGTCCAGCGTCTCGGCGACGGCGACCGATGCGTCGTGCATCAACCGGTCTATATCCTCCGTTGACAGTGCCTGTTGACCGAGTTCGGCGACGATCTCCTGTTGGCGAACTCGAGTCTGGAGTTCCCCCTCGGTCGGCGGAGACGATTCCATTACAGACCACAGTAACAGTCAAGACCGGTAAAACTTCGTGGTACGATTCGTTTCGATGCGACAGTCGGTTCGTGACCCGGACGCGAGGATCGGCGAGAGTGAGCTCCTCTTCGCGACGTCTCGCACCGGTGACCGATATCGGTGGCCGGCACTAACGCAGCCGATCGAAACCAAAGTTGGTATGTCCGATTCGGTACCTCGACTAGAACAAGATGGTACAGACGAGCGTTATCGGTTGCGGAAACATGGGAAGCGCCCTGATAAAAGGGCTCTGGCGGGCCGGGAATCACACGGTGACCGCGTGTGATCTAGATCCCGACGCACTCGAGTCGGTTACCGACTACTGCGAGCGGACCACTGCGGACGTCTCGGCCGCGGCCGACGCCGACGTTGTGATCGTCGCCGTGAAACCCGACATCGTCGGCGCGGTCCTCGACGACCTCGATCTCGCACCGGAGCAGACGCTTCTTTCTATTGCCGCCGGCGTCTCGACCGACTACGTCGAAGCGCGAACCGAGGCGAACGTCGTCCGAATCATGCCGAATCTCGCGGCCGAAACGGGGGACATGGCTGCGGCCGTGGCCGGAGAGAACGTCCCCGACGAGGTTCGGACGCTGCTCGACGACGTCGGCGAGTACGCCGAAATCGACGAAGCACAAATGGACATCGCGACCGCCGTCAACGGAAGCGGACCGGCGTTCGTCTTCTACCTCCTTCAGGCGATGAAAGAAGCCGGAATCGACGGGGGGCTCGACGCCGATGACGCCGAAACGCTGGCTGCACAGACGTTCAAAGGGGCAGCCGAAACCGTCCTCCGGTCGGACGAGGACGTCGACGACCTGATCGACGCCGTCTGTTCGCCGAACGGGACGACTATCGAAGGGATGGAAGTCCTCTGGAACAGTGACGTACAGGAAACCATCGCCGACGCCATAAAGGCGGCCGAAGAACGCTCTGCGGAACTCGCAGGCGAATCCGACAATGAGTGAGACGCTCGAGGACGCGACCGTCGCGGAGGCGAGACAGATGGCTGCCGACGCCGATCGTGTCGTCGTCAAGGCGGGAACGAATTCGCTGACCGACGAGGAGTCGAACCTCGACGACGAGAAACTCGACAAGCTCGTCGACGACATCCAATCCCTCCTGAAACGGGACAAGGAGGTCATCCTCGTCTCGTCGGGTGCGATCGGTGCCGGAACGGGCCGGATCGAGGGATCGACCGGGACCGTCGAGGAGTCCCAGGCACTGTCGACCGTCGGACAGAGCCACCTCATGCACCGCTATACCGAAAGCTTCGGGCGGTACGACAGGAAGGTCGCCCAGCTTCTGTTGACCCAACACGACCTCGAAAACCCCGAGCGCTTTACGAACTTTCGAAACACCGTGGAGACGCTGCTGGACTGGGGCGTCGTTCCGATACTCAACGAAAACGATGCAGTCGCGACGGAGGAGATTCGAATCGGCGACAACGACATGCTCTCGGCGGCGGCGACCATGGGCGTCGACGGCGACTTGCTGGTCACGCTGACCGACGTCGGCGGCGTCTACACCGGCAACCCGAAGGAAGACGGCCACGCCGAACGGATCGAGGCTGTCGGGGCGAACTACGACACGGTACAGGAAATCGTCACGGAAAGTACGAGCGACGAATTCGGCGGCATCCAGACAAAAATCGAGGGGGCACGCGACGTCAGCGAACACGGCATTCCGGCCGTCATCGCGAGGTCGACCGAACCCGACATTCTCGAGAAGATCGCTACTGCCAAACCCGTGGGAACCATATTCGTTCCCATCAACGGTGTGAGCGATGACTGAGATCGATATCGAACAAAACGTCGACGAGGCACAGTCCGCAGCGCTCGAGCTCGCGAAGCTCTCGGACGAAGAGCGAACCGAGGCCCTTCACGAGATCGCCGACGCGATCGAAGCTCGAACCGACGAGGTCCTCGAAGCAAACGAGAAAGACGTCACCGAGGGCGAACGACTGCTCGAGGACGGCGAGTACACGCAGGCGCTGGTCGACCGGCTGAAGCTCTCCGAGTCGAAGATCGAGAGCATCACCGAGATGGTCCGAAGCGTGGCAGACCAAGAGGATCCGCTCGGAAAGACGCTTTCGGCGCGGGAACTCGACGAGAACCTCGAACTGTACAAGGTCGCCGTACCAATCGGCGTTATCGGCACGGTCTTCGAGTCCCGGCCCGACGCGCTCGTCCAGATCGCCGCGCTCGGTCTCAAGTCGGGGAACGCGGTCATCCTGAAAGGCGGCAGCGAGGCGCTCCACTCCAACCGGATCCTCTTCGAGATCATCGAGGACGCCGCGGCCGACGCCGGGGTTCCGGACGGCTGGGCACAGCACATCGAAGCCCGCGAGGACGTCGACGCGCTGCTCGAGATGGGTGAGTCGATTGACCTCCTCATGCCGCGGGGAAGCTCCGAGTTCGTCGGCTATATCCAGGACAACACGAGCATTCCCGTCCTCGGGCACACTGAGGGAATCTGCCACGTGTACGTCGACGACGAGGCAGACCTCTCGATGGCGGAAGACATCGCCTACGACGCCAAGGTCCAGTACCCAGCGGTCTGTAACGCCGTCGAGACCCTGCTGGTCCACGAGTCCGTCGCCGACGAATTCCTGCCGGCAATCGCAGACCGCTATAATTCCGCCGACGTCGAGATGCGCGGCGACGAGGCTACCCGCGAAATCGTCGACGTAGAAGCCGCCACCGAAACCGACTGGGACACCGAGTACGGCGATCTGATCGTTTCGATCAGGATCGTCGACTCGCTCGAGACGGCGGTCGATCACATCACCACTCACGGCTCGAAGCATACGGATTCGATCGTGACCGAGAACGCGGACCGCGCGAGCACCTTCATGCGCAGCCTCGACTCGGCGAGCGTCTTCCACAACGCCTCGACGCGCTTCGCCGACGGCTACCGGTTCGGCCTCGGTGCCGAGGTCGGCATCAGCACGGGCAAGATCCACGCCCGCGGCCCCGTCGGCCTCGAGGGGCTGACGACCTACAAGTACCACCTCGAGGGTGACGGCCAGCTCGTCGCCACCTACGCCGGCGAGGATGCGAAACCGTACACCCACGAGGAGTTCGACGAGGAGTGGAACCCCGGCCGTCTGTCGGACGAATAGTTCGATCTGGTTCCGACGTCTTCCTATCGGTCTGTGATTCTGAGTGCCAGCGTCCGTTTTCCGCCGTCGATGGCACACAGCAGCTGATACACCGTGTGAAGACCTCAGGGCCTCACGGTGACGGCATCTCGAGTGCTCACCTGCGCGCCGAAACGTGTAATTCAGCCGTCGAAAAATGGTATTTCCGTCGGCAAGTCAGAGTCCACTTTCCGAACTGCTGCTTTCGCCGTTATGGCGATGAGTCCGCCCACAAAAACCGCACCGGCGAGTTCGAACCGCGTCTCGCTGGTCCCGAGCGCACCTATAACACCGCCGGTTGTGCCCGCCCATATAATTTTCAGTTTGGCACTATCTCTGTCGTACTCCAGATACGACCCGAGCATCCCGAGAACGGCGACGATGAGCAGGGAGGCGGGATCGGCTCCGATTTCGCTGATATCACCTGTAGTGGTATAATCCAACCCGGCCACGGCAGTTCCGACCAGAACGACACTCAAATATAGTTTCACTTGCGTATACTGTGATACTAACGCCACATATACGTTTCCTGTCTGTCACAGGGTGAATTCGGACGTTCTGAACAGCCGCAGCACCTACTGTTTTCATCCACGCATTCACTCGTCCTCATCCACGGGTTCGCTCTCTTCGAATCCGCCACAGGCATGGAATACACCGTTGTCCCGCTCGACCCACCCCAGAAGAACCGCCCACTCGAGGAGCCGTACGATTCGATCTCGCTCACCGTCCGCACCATCGGCCCGGGACGGACGAGATCGCCGCTCGTCGGTTCGTCGTGCGTCTCGAATCGCGGCTACGATTTCCTCGGCAGTGAGCGGTTCGTCAGCGCGCTCGAGAACTGAGATGACCCTCTCGGCTCCGTCGACGCGCTCCCGGAACGTCCGCCGAAGCCGACCGCGGTCGAGCCCGGTCCGGGAGTCGACGCCTGTGATCGAGTCGCGGCGCCGATACCCCGCCGGCTCTTCGGTCGCCAGCTCGAGCGCCTGGAGAAACGCCAGCCAGGTCGCCGCCTCGTCTCGGGTCTCGAGGGACGTCTCGTCCACGAGGTGCCGACAGCAATCGTCGACGTCGCCGGCGGCCGCGGGGAGCGCGCGGGTGACGGCGGCGACGAACGCGAAATCGGCTGGCGGCTCGGGAACCGGCTTGAATCGCATGATTACAGCCCGAACGAATCGGCGAGCAATTCTTCGTCCGTCTCGCCGTAGACGCGCGTCGGACCGCCGATCACGTCGATCGTCACCGTCGCGGGTGCGAAGAGATCAGAGGGGACCTCCTCGAACTCCCACTCGAGGTCGTCGAAAACGTCGGCGAACGGACGGCCGTGCTTCTCGACGGCCGTCGACGGCACCGAGTCGAAGATATCGGCGTCTTCCCGGACGGTGAGGTGCGCTCGACCGCCGTAGGCGATCGCATCTGTCGTGCGTGCGATCGCGGTCCGTTCGTCCCCCGCGACGGGTGCGACGGGTGCGCGTCCGGTGGCCGAAACGATATCGAGCGGGTCGTACCCGAGCTCAGCGAGCCGGAACGTCGCGAGTTCGGCCGCGCGGGCGGCGTTCGTGATGCTCCCGACGATGCTCGCGGTTCGATACGCGAGCAGGAAAACGCTGCTCGGCTCGACTTCGGCAAGGTCGGCGACCTGCTTGGCTGCGGCTTCGGTCGGCTCCTCGTCCGTCTCGACAGCGAGTGCGGTCAGATCGAACGCGTCGGTGTAGCCGACGCGGCGAAACTCCGCTTCTTCGGCCACCAGCGCTCTCGCGGGACCGCTTCCGAGACCTTCGAAATCGTCCGTCGTCAGCTCCCAGCCCGCCTTCTGAGAACAAAGAAGCGAGAGCGCCGGCTGGTCCGTCGACAGTTCGACGAAGGGGATCGACGCGTCGCCGAGTTCGCCCAGGTCGTAGCTCGGCGTCGCCATCCCCGCCGTCTGGATCTCGGTCAGCAACAGTCCGGCTTCGATGCCGCCCTCGAACTCGAGCCCGAAGTCCAGTACTGTCGATTCGTTCTCGAGGTCGTACCCTCCGATATTCAACTCCTCGGCGTAGTCGAGGGCCTCGTCGACCAGCTCGATCGCCATCCGATTGAGACTTTCCATGCAACGGGATTCAGTCTCCGTGCTAAAACCGTTTGTCCGTTCGGTTCCGACCGACAATGACGGGATGGCTTGGCCACTCACAGTGCGTTTCGCGCCATGTAGCCGGGTACGCTCTCGGTTTCGTTTCCTCGCGGACCGCTCATGTCGGACGATTCCTGGCGAAAGCACCCCGAGCCGGTCAGTCCTCAGTGTTTCGGGCCGGCCGACCGAGTTGCGTTTCGACTGCCTCGACCTTCTCCGACGCGGTGGCGTCTCGTGTCCGCTTGTCGTCGATCTTCAGAACAGTGCTCACTCGATCGGCGTCGACGGCATCGTGAGCTGCTTGTGCGGCTGCGAAGAGTTCGTCCGTCGTCTCGGCTTCGATCACCGTCCCCATCGGGTTCGTCTCGTAGCGGACGTCGTACCCCTCGAGCGCGTCGACGGCCTTCGCGACCTCACTGGCCATACTGTCTTCGATCACGGGGGCGACGCTCAGTAATGCAACGACAGTCATGCGTGTAGCTGAAGAGACGTAGCTCCCTAAGTCGTGCTATTCGATTCTATCCGGCACACCGCTCAGTGCGCCTGAAGGCGCGCCGAAAACGATCAGGTCGACGGGGACAGAAGCAGCCGCGGTCAGTTGGAGGTCGGCGGCCGGGGCGACTCTGCCGGTGGGTAAATGATGACGTCGCCGTTCGCGTAGACGTACACCTCGTGTTCGAGGGCGGTGAACGCGATGTGGCCATCCGACCGTTCTGTCCCATCCGCCTTCGAGCTAAAGATGCGGTCGAGTGCGTCTGGGTCGACGCTGTCGTACAGGGAGAACTCCCCCTGCGAGACGTCAGTATTCGCGATCGACGCGAGGGCGTGGACGATCGTCGTCGTGATCGTCGCGGTGCCGTCGCTGTCGTGGTGGAAGACGTAGCGATCGTTGGGCTGGTCGTACTGGAGGTCGGTCGTATCGTCTGCGGGTGAGAGTTCCGTCTGCATTGCTAGATCTGATCGTTCAACCGTGTATTAGACTGTAGTTACCCATAGTATAAAAGCCACTCGTCGCTAATAATAGTATTATTCTGTGAAATACAGGAATTCGGTACGAAGGTCCTGCATCCGGCCGTTTTGGCGATCATGTGGCGGCAATGACGGTATTCGAACCAACTGTTACTCGTGAGCTGGAGAGAAATACGAACTTTTTCACGGTCAAGTGATGGTTGCCGTGGTTGTGAACCGCCTCGAGGATACGTGGTTCGAGACGCAATCGCAGCCCGTCTGGACGGTGGCTGAACTCGGAGAGTTTGCGGACAGCGATGGACCACCGGTCCCCACGAGTCGTCGCCCATGCCGGTGATAACGTGATGCTTCGCTCAGCCACGAAATCACCGTTACGGAACGGGTCTGAAGCTCTCGCTTTGCTTACGTGTAAAGTACCACGAGGACAACTCTCGAGGCACTCGCCCTGTTCCGCCTGTAGAACGATCGAAGGGACGTCAGACGGACCCATCACCGTCAGGGATCGGACCACCGACCGAGTGGCATCTGCGCGGCTACTATCGACGATCGAACTGAAGCCGTACGAAGGCTGTCGAAATCGTCCGGATCATGTCGACGACCATCAACGGCCTGACCGCTTGCCACGGCCACCCCTGTGTTTATCCTCATTCACTTCGAACCAGGGTCATGGAAACTGACGCAACCGACGGAATTCGATCGAAACTCGAGGACGTCGACGACGATCTCCCGGAATCCGTCGACAAAGCCGCTCTCGGGCGAATGCAAACGGTTGCTCACGCACTC
This window harbors:
- a CDS encoding GTPBP1 family GTP-binding protein, producing the protein MSRDRALLERALDRGEEDGGNVEFKERLSRDVHLEGGRRESLAAQLRHRLLSGDGEATYVVGVTDDGGLAGIDPDTFSETMDVLSLLAEEADAHIEDVQTWGINEGLVGVAQVREGGVLETDDEHVVVGTAGHVDHGKSTLVGSLVTGKPDDGDGATRAFLDVQPHEVERGLSADLSYAVYGFDDDDGPVRVRNPNRKADRAEVVQEADRLVSFVDTVGHEPWLRTTIRGLVGQKLDYGLLVVAADDGPTRTTREHLGVLLATDLPTIVAITKTDTVDEERIEEVEREVERLLREVDKSPLRISRHGTDAAVEEISERVVPIVETSAITMDGLETLDELFDRLPKTAQDAGEFRMYVDRSYSVTGVGAVASGTVMAGEVEAGDELLIGPMTDGRFQEVEVRSIEMHYHRVDKAQAGRIVGIALKGIKESAIERGMVLLPRDADPDPIREFEAEVMVLNHPTRIGEGYEPVVHLETIGEAAAFYPEDGRLLPGDTGETTVRFKFRPYLVEEGQKFVFREGRSKGVGTVTDVHPLD
- a CDS encoding carboxymuconolactone decarboxylase family protein, whose protein sequence is MVSTETESEIEAYLGQVPSWIAALPEPAADHSWGIVRDLELEETKLTQREKALVALGAAAAIQCPYCTHFHTEETKLEGVTDAERDEAVAVAGNVRLFSSVLHGASVDHDEFVSETGDIVEHIKEQQATAHGDD
- a CDS encoding PAS domain S-box protein, which encodes MESSPPTEGELQTRVRQQEIVAELGQQALSTEDIDRLMHDASVAVAETLDADYCKVLELLPGGDEVLLRQGVGWQTGLVGTATVPTDRDSQAGYTLLSEEPVIVDDLRTEPRFSGPDLLVDHDVRSGISVVIGSVEEPWGVLGTHTIDHREFTDHDANFVQSVANVIAAAIDRTAKERRLRDREAQLERYRVYTDDILNSVDDMFYVVDEAGNFQRWNQTLNAVTGYSDAEIESMHPIEFVAEEDREQLATGISEIFDTGNARVEVDVLTKSDERIPYEFVAAKLENPEGKRVLAGIGRDISKQKEHEHELAKYETIVETIDDGIYVKDESGRFTMVNDAYAELTGYDRERLIGEHASLVVDESTIEQSKERLTESPAEQTSSPVVEAEIKTADGNHIPTEGTFATLRSDSGDREEVGVVRDITERKRRERKLEESERRYRTLAENFPNGAVGIYDKELRYTLTRGGVLGDRLPSADRLEGNRVPDIFPEETAADLEALFRTALEDGTTHSTTTEFGDRNWRVWAVPLRNADGDVFAGLSMAQDITEHVEREQRLEELIDRLEQSNERLEQFAYAASHDLQEPLRMVTSYLKLLEKRYNDAFDEDGEEFLAYAIDGAERMRTMIDGLLEYSRVETQGDPFEPVTLNEVLEGVLEDLQVRIRETDAEIETEDLPRVAGDASQLRQVFLNLLSNAITYSGDEPPQIHVGAERRSKEWVVSVRDEGIGIDPADHERVFTVFDRLHSRAEYDGAGIGLALCERIVERHGGDIWVNSESGEGATFSFSLPAVDSHTC
- the proC gene encoding pyrroline-5-carboxylate reductase; translated protein: MVQTSVIGCGNMGSALIKGLWRAGNHTVTACDLDPDALESVTDYCERTTADVSAAADADVVIVAVKPDIVGAVLDDLDLAPEQTLLSIAAGVSTDYVEARTEANVVRIMPNLAAETGDMAAAVAGENVPDEVRTLLDDVGEYAEIDEAQMDIATAVNGSGPAFVFYLLQAMKEAGIDGGLDADDAETLAAQTFKGAAETVLRSDEDVDDLIDAVCSPNGTTIEGMEVLWNSDVQETIADAIKAAEERSAELAGESDNE
- the proB gene encoding glutamate 5-kinase; this translates as MSETLEDATVAEARQMAADADRVVVKAGTNSLTDEESNLDDEKLDKLVDDIQSLLKRDKEVILVSSGAIGAGTGRIEGSTGTVEESQALSTVGQSHLMHRYTESFGRYDRKVAQLLLTQHDLENPERFTNFRNTVETLLDWGVVPILNENDAVATEEIRIGDNDMLSAAATMGVDGDLLVTLTDVGGVYTGNPKEDGHAERIEAVGANYDTVQEIVTESTSDEFGGIQTKIEGARDVSEHGIPAVIARSTEPDILEKIATAKPVGTIFVPINGVSDD
- a CDS encoding glutamate-5-semialdehyde dehydrogenase codes for the protein MTEIDIEQNVDEAQSAALELAKLSDEERTEALHEIADAIEARTDEVLEANEKDVTEGERLLEDGEYTQALVDRLKLSESKIESITEMVRSVADQEDPLGKTLSARELDENLELYKVAVPIGVIGTVFESRPDALVQIAALGLKSGNAVILKGGSEALHSNRILFEIIEDAAADAGVPDGWAQHIEAREDVDALLEMGESIDLLMPRGSSEFVGYIQDNTSIPVLGHTEGICHVYVDDEADLSMAEDIAYDAKVQYPAVCNAVETLLVHESVADEFLPAIADRYNSADVEMRGDEATREIVDVEAATETDWDTEYGDLIVSIRIVDSLETAVDHITTHGSKHTDSIVTENADRASTFMRSLDSASVFHNASTRFADGYRFGLGAEVGISTGKIHARGPVGLEGLTTYKYHLEGDGQLVATYAGEDAKPYTHEEFDEEWNPGRLSDE
- the mch gene encoding methenyltetrahydromethanopterin cyclohydrolase, whose translation is MESLNRMAIELVDEALDYAEELNIGGYDLENESTVLDFGLEFEGGIEAGLLLTEIQTAGMATPSYDLGELGDASIPFVELSTDQPALSLLCSQKAGWELTTDDFEGLGSGPARALVAEEAEFRRVGYTDAFDLTALAVETDEEPTEAAAKQVADLAEVEPSSVFLLAYRTASIVGSITNAARAAELATFRLAELGYDPLDIVSATGRAPVAPVAGDERTAIARTTDAIAYGGRAHLTVREDADIFDSVPSTAVEKHGRPFADVFDDLEWEFEEVPSDLFAPATVTIDVIGGPTRVYGETDEELLADSFGL
- a CDS encoding MTH1187 family thiamine-binding protein, coding for MTVVALLSVAPVIEDSMASEVAKAVDALEGYDVRYETNPMGTVIEAETTDELFAAAQAAHDAVDADRVSTVLKIDDKRTRDATASEKVEAVETQLGRPARNTED
- a CDS encoding HalOD1 output domain-containing protein codes for the protein MQTELSPADDTTDLQYDQPNDRYVFHHDSDGTATITTTIVHALASIANTDVSQGEFSLYDSVDPDALDRIFSSKADGTERSDGHIAFTALEHEVYVYANGDVIIYPPAESPRPPTSN